A region of the Sphaerodactylus townsendi isolate TG3544 linkage group LG15, MPM_Stown_v2.3, whole genome shotgun sequence genome:
GGGGCTCAGCTGCACAGGTGAGTAAAGACAccatctatagcagtgatggcgaacctttttgagacagagtgcccaaattgcaacccaaaccccacttatttatcgcaaagtgccaatttaacctgaatgctgaggttttagttcagaaaaaaaccggttggctccctcttcctccgccccacccgcttgagcaggggccagcctgctctagcctgcagcaagtcccacgcacaccgctctgtgcctctctagcatctctgcctcctctgcgccccacccccccttcaggcaacagccacccagagcacaggcaccaagcaccaggcctgccagccgagtcctccctgctcactgcggtgcccGCACgttgtactcagtggcccaggccagcctagatgtgtgtgtgtgcgggagggggggtgattttccaccccccacatgacgaactctgtgtgcacgtgcccacagagagcgctccgagtgccacctctggcacccgcgccataggttcgccatcactgatctatagggACAGGAGTAATATAACTCTTGGGGGAAAGGGTTTTTCCGCCATGCgattccatgttttatttttttttaagtgaggatgGATGGAATTATGATAAAGATTAAAATATAGGTGAAAGTTTAGTTTACTATATGTATGGTTGGAGAGAAATACATAAACACGGAAGGGGAAAATTATGTTGAGTTCTTACTTAAAATAGTACAGAAGGTAATATCTTTTTGAAGTTAATTAATCTACTGAATGAAATATGTTCTGTAATGATCATTGAATTGTGTATAatttgtctgtttttaaaattgtatttgaaattcttaatAAATTACTATTATTAATGAAAAAGAGACTCTAtaaggcttcttccgcacatgcagaataacacactttcaatccactttcacagttgtttgcaagtggattttgctgttccacacagtaaaatccagctgcaaagtacactgaaagtgaattgaaagtgcgttattctgcatgtgcggaagaggcctaattGCACACAGACTAAACCACCGGCTTTGTGAACAGTCTAACTCACACTGTAAACCAGTAAGCTGATAAATACATTTCAGCTGCTCAGAGAACCAGTGCGGTGTAGGAGTTAGAGCATCAGATTAGAACTATTAAACCTCGCTTCCAATTTCATCTCTGCCATAGAggttgctatactctgtctcacaaaaagatgttagtacagtatatattcctccaccacagaattcaacatgccggaccttctttggtATAGACTGCTCCCTCTGGGTCCTAGTATCAACCTAGCTCTGTtgccccccatctgtttgaacaGCTGTTCAATTAACTATAAATGATCTTGTATCAAATTACCAGATTCAATAATACACcaagtaatggttttgacaaaggcagtgcataagaATGAATGATAAATTTCATACTCATTCaggaagcacacaattttctcagCAGCTCCATCTCAACTGACCGtattaacatctttatctgagacagggTATGACTCAGTTAGCCTaactgaagataaaatggagaagaggagaatgatgtaaggtgATTTGGAtttccattgaggagaaaggtggggggggagggagggaaggagggagggagacgtGTGACAAGAGGAAGCAGAGTGTGACCCAGTccttcaggaaggaaggaaggaaggaaggaaggaaggaaggaaggaaggaaggaaggaaggaaggaaggaaggaaggaaggaaggaaggaaggaaggaaggaaggaaggagggaaggaaggaaggaaggaaggaaggaaggaaggaaggaagggaggaaggaaggaaggaaggaaggaaggaagggaggaaggaaggaaggaaggaaggaaggagggagggagggagggagggagggaggggagggagggggggagggagggagggcgggagggagggagggagggagggaggagggagggagggagggagggtgacccAGTCCTTCAGgacaacaggaaggaaggaaggaaggaaggaaggaaggaaggaaggaaggaaggaaggaaggaaggaaggaaggaaggaagcaaagaggaaggaaggaaggaaggaaggaaggaaggaaggaaggaaggaaggaaggaaggaaggaaggaaggaaggaaggaaggaaggaaggaaggaaggaaggaaggagacatgTGTCAAGAGGAAGCAGAGAGTGACCCAGTCCTTCAGGACAACAGAAAGTCTTTCTCCAAGGAGGAGGGGCCTGTTGGTCGTCCTCCAGGAGAACTCAGTGAGGCATGAGCCTTACCAGAGAAGAGGCTGGTGGTCAGGAGAATGTTCCATACCCAGAGCTCGCCGCCGATCTGGCGGTAGAAGTTGCTGGACACATAACCGGAGATGCAGCAGGTGAGGGCATAAAGAAGGATGGCGGCTGAGTTGATGGCGCCGTGCCGGTGGACGTTGAACATGCCCAGCAGCGCCATCACGATAATGCCCGTGCCCAGGGCCAAGAACTGGCTGCCCACCCCAAGCACTGCGCAGAGGAGGGAGCGGCAAGGAGGGAAGCGGAAGACGTCGGTGTGGATGATCTTCCACCCGTTGTCCCCTTGGTCAAAGTCGTCCCCTGAAGACGAGGAAGAGGCCTCTTCGTCCAGGTTGTAGCGGGCCAGGTCGTTCTTCAGGACCCGCATGAGGATGACCACCACGAAACCCACCAAGAGGAACACCAGCACCATGGAGTTGATGATGGAGAGCCAGTGGATCTCCAAGGTGCGAGGGAAGAAGCCGTCGTCCCCGCCGCGGCTTCCCCGCCGCTCCCCTCGCCGTTCCGAGGTGGTCTCGGACCAGCGGACGCTGTAGGTGTGGGTGATGGAGAGCGGGCCAGGGCCACGGACGTCGTCCAGGCTGGTGGGCTTGACGTCACGGACGCTGACGTTGGCGTAGATGATGCGGTCCCCATTCCACTCCAGGTGGAAGTCCAGGTGGGTCCACAGCCCGATCTTGTGGCTGTGGGGCAAAAACCCGCTCTCTTCCATGTAGCCCACAAACCCACGGAGAGGCAGGTCATCCACCACAAATTCAAAATAGTACAGCTCCTCGATGGCCTGCCGGAGGCGCTCTACCTGCCACAGAGGAAGACACGTTTCTAAGAACATCGGAAGAGCCCTGCTCAatctgaccagtggtccatcttgtccatcATCAGGTCTCAGATATCGGCCAACCAGTTCCATTGGaagaccaacaacagggcacagagcccatttacactgaaaatgctggggggaagaattaggactaatagaaggaaacatttcttcacgcaacgtgtgattggtgtttcgaatatgctgccgcaggaggtggtgatggccactaacctggatagctttaaaaggggcttggacagatttatggagcagaagtcgatctatggctaccaatcttgatcctccttgatctgaggttgcaaaggcctgagcagaccaggtgctcgggagcagcagcagcaaaaggccattgctttcacatctggcatgtgagctcccaaaggcacctggtggaccactgcgagtagcagagtgctggactagatggactctggtctgacccagctggcttgttcttatgttcttaagctaagGCCTTCTCCTGTTGTTGCCTTTTGCCACTGGTATTTGGGGATtcactgcctctaaacatggaggttccctttggtcATAGAATTAtgaccccaagggccatgaagtccaaccctctgcaatgcaggaacacacaatcaactgTCACCATGGCTAGTTGACACTGATGGATTATGAACCTTTCTATGATCTATGGTGACTATGGAATTGCTattgggcaaaaaaaaagaaaagaaactgagaaTGCAGTCCCTTTGGTTCACCAACTGCATCATCTCAAGCAGCCCCATGGAAAAGGATCCACAGCCTGTCTGGCTTCCATTCCTCATGGTCAACTTCTCTCTCAAAGTCAAGGAAAAATACATCTCCTGCATTCTGGCCCAATGAGCTGTAACTCACTAGAATGGGAAAACATGGTGAGaaaatttttttttggatttatatcccccctttctctcctgcaggagactcaaaggggcttacaatctccttgcccttcccccctcacatcaaacaccctgtgaggtaggtggggctgagagagctccgagaagctgtgactagcccaaggtcacccagctggcgtgcgtgggagtgtacaggctaatctgaattccccagataagcctccacagctcaggcagcagagctgggaatcatacccggttcttccagattagatacacgagctcttaacctcctacgccactgctgctcctaggactAGGAGTCTAGGAACTAGGAAAGTACATATGGGCAGATGAAGCTGGCTTTTATTCAATCAGGCTATTGGATTAGAGACAAAGAGATGGAACCGATCTcaggggtcatctagtccaaccccatgcacaatgcaggaaatgtgTAACTaggtccccctccctccattgatCCCCGCTGtaggcctagagcaggggtctgcaacctgtggctctccagatatttcatggactacaaatcctatcagcccctgccagcatggtcaattggctatgcaggcaggggctgattggaattgtagtccatgaatatctggagaggcaggggctgatgggaattgtagtccatgaatatatgGAGatgcaggggctgattggaattgtagtccatgaatatatggagatgcaggggctgatgggaattgtagtccatgaatatatggagagttgcaggttgcagaccactggcctagagaaaggggggagaaaccCTCCAGGATCCTGGCCAATCTGTGCTGTaggaaacttccttcctgctccccaagtggTGATTGACATTACCCTGGGCCTATAAGAAAGGGCTACGAGAGTCGAGAACTATCTCtttccctgccctccctctcatgatctgcccagGTACACAGAATCAAACTTGCTGTCAGACGTTCTCTAATGTTTATCCCTCTCCAATAATGACTAGCTATAAAAGATGACAGCCATGATCCTTTAGGAGCCACGCTTCTTCCAGAAGCTCGCCcctgcttttggagaaaccaTACTGGACCAGACGTCAGAATCCAGACGGATCGTACCTGCTGCGGGAAGAGTTTCATTTCGCAGAGAACCTTCTTGTCGACGTTCTCGCGGAACCGGATCTCGTACATGGACTCGGCCATGCGGTCTCCATTCAGGACTTCCCCCAAGGAGAGGCTCTTGTGCCGAATCTTCTTCGGGGAGCACACAGGGAGTTGGTAGTAATGGTAGGTCTCCTGCGGATTGTGGTACGGTCCCACTTTGTTGACATACAGCTCCACTGGATTCCCTCGCTGATAGCGGATCTCCGAAGAAACCACAGAGATGAGGCaaaaaagggagaagaggggaaCAAGAAAGGGGGAGGTGGCCATTGTGGGGCTGGTCtcagggtgggaggggtggggtgggaggtaagctgggaagaaaagagaagagagtttTCAGTGAATTTCCTGCTTCGCCGTATAGCTATGATTTTGATCACCATTCCAGCCTCACCTAGTTTGGAATTACAGAAATTCTGTATCGTAAGTAGGgaggtttgactctcaaaagctcgcAGGCCAACAATCTCGCTGGTCCAgtaggaactgggtttgaatctagCCGTCTTTCACTGTAGACTAACACAGCTCACCTCTGAAATTATAATGCCCCAGGGAATGAAGATGGTGTAAAGCTCTTTTATTTATGATGCTGGTTATGACATAGGGTTGCCATTCCAATAAATTAAATCAGAAACAAGGGTTCTACTGCTACACTATTACCCGAGCTTCCAGGCAGTTGAGCTGGTCTATCCACCAGCTAACAGGCATGCCACCATTCCAacgccaatgtggtatagtgggtgCAGTGTCAGACAAAGATCTGAGAgagccaggctcaaatccccacactACCATGGAAGCaccaccaggtgaccttgggtctaACATGcgttctcagcctagcctacctcgcagggttgttgtgacggtgaaatgggggggggagacgAGAATGATCTCTTTTGAGAGAAAAGCAGGAGCACAAGTGAAGCAAGTAAATCCCccgccctggagttggcaaccctacgtcCTGGGCAGGCTTGCAGGTGGTGCCCTCTTAGCAGGCTGTTGAGCCCTTGCGTGGTCGTGATGGAAGCTCATTCCTGTCCAACCTAAGCAGGGCAGAGAACCCACATGCTGCCCCCGCCCCAaattgcccccccatgtgacaaacgccccctccccacttaccaGACTCCCCGGGGCTGTTCGGGCCACTGCCTGCGGGTCCTTCAGctccctttctgccccccccaggaaaagaaggaaggatagactgggggaggggggggggtcacagagAACCAGCGGCACACTGGGATGGGGGGAAGGAGCCGACAGACAACCAGACCCGCGGACTTCCCCGGGCAGTGCCTGATCCTGCCGCTTCTTTCCGCCTCCTCCCAACCCCCTTCCGTGTCCGAACCGCCTCGTTCTGAATCTCTGTCAACAAAGTGACGCGGCTGCCGACTTGCAAGATGAATCACCGGAGGACGCAAAAGGCTTGTCCACGCCAGGGTCCTTCAGGCGATCGCCGCGGGCAGCCCCAGCCACGTCCCTCGCCTGCTTCCGCCCTCAACTTCCCGCGAGGGGCCTCGTTGCCCACACGATGACGCAGTTCCTAGGAGGGAGAGCGGAAGCGCCTCCATGGAGATAGAATGGAAGCCTTTTAGGCTCGCCCCTCTCACCAAAGACCCGCCTTTCTCTTAAAGGAGCAGTCCCTCTTTACCAAAGGAACCTTAGTTTAATGCGGAGAAAAACAGAGACGAAGGAAACGCTCCTTATCTTTGAAGGACAGTCTTGGGCAGCTGATATGCAAAGGGTTAATAAAAGACAGGCGTACATGAGCTTGTGCAAAGTGCATTTCCTACACCACTGATCAATAAGAGGGTTTCCTCCCTTTCTGGAAagagacagtgtgatgtagtggttagactggTGGCCCATGGCCAAGGTGGCCCTGGTTTGAGATCTCTAGGCAACAAAGACCAGttcttcacaggtgtcaaacttgtggccctccagatgttatggactacagtccccatcatcccctgccagtatgctgGACtactggactacagttcccatcatccccctgccagtaTGCTGGACTACTGGACTACAGtccccctcatcccctgccagtatgctgGACTactgg
Encoded here:
- the TM9SF1 gene encoding transmembrane 9 superfamily member 1; amino-acid sequence: MATSPFLVPLFSLFCLISVVSSEIRYQRGNPVELYVNKVGPYHNPQETYHYYQLPVCSPKKIRHKSLSLGEVLNGDRMAESMYEIRFRENVDKKVLCEMKLFPQQVERLRQAIEELYYFEFVVDDLPLRGFVGYMEESGFLPHSHKIGLWTHLDFHLEWNGDRIIYANVSVRDVKPTSLDDVRGPGPLSITHTYSVRWSETTSERRGERRGSRGGDDGFFPRTLEIHWLSIINSMVLVFLLVGFVVVILMRVLKNDLARYNLDEEASSSSSGDDFDQGDNGWKIIHTDVFRFPPCRSLLCAVLGVGSQFLALGTGIIVMALLGMFNVHRHGAINSAAILLYALTCCISGYVSSNFYRQIGGELWVWNILLTTSLFSAPFFLTWSVVNSVHWANGSTQALPATTIFLLLTVWLLVGFPLTVIGGIFGKNRAGPFDAPCRTKNIAREIPPQPWYKSTLVHMTIGGFLPFSAISVELYYIFATVWGREQYTLYGILFFVFAILLSVGACISIALTYFQLSGEDYRWWWRSVLSAGSTGLFIFLYSVFYYSRRSNMSGVVQTVEFFGYSLLTGYVFFLMLGTISFFASLKFIRYIYINLKMD